Proteins encoded by one window of Deltaproteobacteria bacterium:
- a CDS encoding aldo/keto reductase, with product MHNEGLVGRAVAGARDRFVIATKFGILRGEDKSFQGISGRPEYVRAACEGSLRRLGMEHIDLYYQHRVDPEVPIEDTVGASEEGDVRLARFPRFREKANFQRNLGLLEGLRDLASRKGFTPAQLALAWVMAQGADIVPIPGAAAGTRYDERGMSMVEES from the coding sequence ATACACAACGAGGGGCTGGTGGGCCGCGCGGTGGCAGGTGCGCGGGATCGTTTCGTCATCGCCACAAAGTTCGGTATCCTCCGGGGGGAGGACAAAAGTTTCCAGGGCATCAGCGGAAGACCGGAATATGTCCGTGCGGCATGTGAGGGCAGCCTGAGGCGACTGGGGATGGAGCACATCGACCTTTATTACCAGCACCGGGTAGACCCGGAAGTCCCCATCGAGGACACGGTCGGTGCCAGCGAGGAAGGGGATGTGCGCCTCGCGCGCTTTCCCAGGTTCCGGGAAAAGGCAAATTTCCAGCGTAACCTTGGACTTCTGGAGGGGCTCAGGGATCTCGCATCCCGAAAGGGGTTCACCCCCGCCCAGCTGGCGTTGGCCTGGGTCATGGCTCAGGGGGCGGATATTGTCCCCATACCGGGCGCGGCCGCAGGGACGCGTTACGACGAACGGGGGATGAGCATGGTTGAGGAAAGCTGA
- a CDS encoding 4Fe-4S dicluster domain-containing protein, giving the protein MGHLVGKDIYRDLGRKIDGLSVRTPWNDTLHQILRELYSAEEADVVVRMPYRLSRFEKIVQATGYDRTRLRNILEALAEKGLVIDLQIRGRGYYMPSPMVIGIFEFTMMRTGGDLDMAGISRLFSEYMEKDDIFWAANFAKGEKVSVMRTVPWEDTIRNSERVEVLDYEKAAAIIGESDRFAVGLCSCRHKKHHSGEKECDVPTGKCSTLGRSADYMIRHNLAGEVSRTEMLENLAESREMALVINADNVRDGCEFMCHCCGCCCQALGGISRHGYPNTVVTSSFIARWDKNTCNGCGACAKACTIDAIEMVENGVPDSGRKADPMVDESICLGCGVCALKCRPGSMKLVKRDQRVIHPENIFQRLILQSLERGTLQNQLFPEPENMTHAFMRGLVGGVLKLPPVKAALMSDLLRSRFLETIQRGARI; this is encoded by the coding sequence CGACGTCGTCGTCCGCATGCCGTACCGGCTGTCCCGGTTCGAGAAGATCGTCCAGGCTACCGGGTACGACAGGACCAGGCTGCGGAACATCCTTGAGGCGTTGGCCGAAAAAGGCCTGGTCATCGACCTCCAGATCAGGGGAAGGGGCTACTACATGCCCTCGCCCATGGTCATCGGGATCTTCGAGTTCACCATGATGAGGACAGGGGGGGACCTCGACATGGCCGGGATTTCCAGACTTTTCAGTGAGTACATGGAAAAGGACGATATCTTCTGGGCGGCCAATTTCGCAAAGGGAGAGAAGGTCTCGGTGATGCGGACGGTGCCCTGGGAGGACACCATAAGAAATTCAGAGCGCGTCGAGGTCCTGGATTACGAGAAGGCCGCGGCCATCATCGGGGAATCGGACAGGTTTGCCGTGGGGCTGTGTTCCTGCCGTCACAAAAAGCACCACAGCGGAGAGAAGGAATGTGACGTCCCCACGGGCAAGTGCTCCACCCTCGGGAGATCGGCCGATTACATGATCCGGCACAACCTGGCAGGGGAGGTCTCCAGGACCGAGATGCTGGAAAACCTGGCCGAGTCCAGGGAGATGGCGCTGGTCATCAACGCCGACAACGTCCGGGACGGCTGTGAGTTCATGTGCCACTGCTGCGGATGCTGCTGCCAGGCTCTCGGGGGGATCAGCAGGCACGGCTACCCAAACACCGTCGTGACGTCCAGCTTCATCGCCCGATGGGATAAAAACACCTGCAACGGCTGCGGAGCCTGCGCAAAAGCCTGCACCATCGACGCCATCGAGATGGTGGAAAACGGTGTCCCCGACTCAGGCAGGAAGGCCGATCCTATGGTGGATGAGTCCATCTGTCTGGGCTGCGGTGTGTGTGCGCTTAAATGCAGACCCGGCTCCATGAAGCTCGTGAAACGCGACCAGCGCGTCATTCATCCGGAGAATATTTTCCAGCGGCTCATTCTCCAGTCACTGGAGCGGGGGACCCTTCAGAACCAGCTGTTCCCCGAGCCGGAGAACATGACCCACGCCTTCATGCGGGGGCTGGTGGGCGGCGTCCTGAAACTGCCGCCCGTCAAGGCGGCCCTCATGAGCGATCTGCTCCGGTCGAGGTTCCTGGAGACGATCCAGCGCGGGGCCCGGATTTAA